From the genome of Fusobacterium varium, one region includes:
- a CDS encoding 2-ketoisovalerate ferredoxin oxidoreductase subunit beta: MSYGHIYVAQVSMGANQQQYLKALKEAEAYNGPSLIIAYAPCINHGLKKGMSKVQNEMKLATECGYWPIFRYNPALEAEGKNPLQIDSKEPNWDKYEEYLLGEVRYATLSKANPAHAKELFELNKSEAQRRWRQYNRLASMDFTSEKK; encoded by the coding sequence ATGTCTTATGGACATATCTATGTTGCACAAGTTTCTATGGGTGCAAATCAACAACAATACCTAAAAGCTCTTAAAGAAGCTGAAGCATACAATGGACCATCTCTAATCATAGCTTATGCTCCTTGTATCAACCACGGATTGAAGAAAGGTATGTCTAAAGTTCAAAACGAGATGAAACTTGCTACTGAATGTGGATACTGGCCAATCTTCAGATACAATCCAGCTCTTGAAGCAGAAGGTAAAAACCCATTACAAATAGATTCTAAAGAACCTAACTGGGATAAATATGAAGAGTACTTATTAGGAGAAGTAAGATATGCTACTCTTTCTAAAGCTAACCCAGCTCATGCTAAAGAACTATTTGAATTAAACAAATCTGAAGCTCAAAGAAGATGGAGACAATATAACAGACTTGCTTCTATGGACTTTACTTCTGAAAAAAAATAA
- the ftsY gene encoding Cell division protein FtsY homolog, translated as MGFFSKLFKKEKNEEEKSNVTVAGVEISEILEDNKEKTEIEIKEKIIESIPEEKEENLTEPVLEEKMEELNDPIPEIKKEGESKGFFTSLKDKLFKSREGLFGKLKSFILGRSVIDFEMYEELEDILIQSDIGMDMTVKIVGALEKEVKKRGIKDPKDIYPVLKEVMEGFLIKEGNDIVIEDGKLNVILVVGVNGVGKTTTIGKLASKFIKDGKKVILGAGDTFRAAAIEQLEEWAKRSGAEIVKSTQGSDPGAVVFDTLAAAESRGADIAIIDTAGRLHNKNNLMKELEKIHNIIKKKLGDQHYESILVIDGTTGQNGLSQAKVFNEVTDLTGFIITKLDGTAKGGIVFSISEEIKKPIKFIGVGEKIEDLRKFDAKEYIQAIFD; from the coding sequence ATGGGTTTTTTCAGCAAACTTTTTAAAAAAGAAAAGAATGAAGAAGAGAAAAGCAATGTCACAGTTGCTGGTGTTGAAATTTCTGAAATTCTTGAAGATAATAAAGAAAAAACAGAGATTGAAATAAAAGAAAAAATAATCGAATCTATTCCTGAAGAAAAAGAGGAAAATTTAACTGAACCTGTACTTGAAGAAAAAATGGAAGAGTTAAATGATCCTATTCCAGAAATAAAAAAAGAAGGGGAGAGTAAAGGATTTTTTACTTCCCTCAAAGATAAACTTTTTAAATCCAGAGAAGGATTGTTTGGAAAATTAAAATCATTTATCTTGGGAAGAAGTGTGATAGATTTTGAAATGTATGAAGAACTAGAAGATATCCTTATTCAGTCAGATATTGGTATGGATATGACTGTAAAAATAGTTGGTGCTTTAGAAAAAGAAGTTAAGAAAAGAGGTATAAAAGACCCTAAAGATATTTATCCAGTTTTAAAAGAAGTGATGGAAGGATTCCTCATTAAAGAAGGAAATGATATAGTAATAGAAGATGGTAAACTCAATGTTATTCTTGTAGTTGGTGTAAATGGAGTAGGAAAAACTACTACTATTGGTAAACTTGCCTCTAAATTTATAAAAGATGGTAAGAAAGTTATTTTAGGTGCTGGTGATACATTTAGAGCTGCTGCAATCGAACAATTGGAAGAATGGGCAAAAAGGTCTGGTGCTGAAATAGTAAAAAGTACTCAAGGTTCTGATCCTGGAGCTGTTGTCTTTGATACTCTTGCTGCTGCTGAATCAAGAGGAGCAGACATAGCTATCATTGATACTGCTGGAAGGCTTCATAATAAAAATAACTTAATGAAAGAATTGGAAAAAATTCATAATATCATTAAGAAAAAGTTAGGTGACCAACATTATGAATCTATTCTAGTAATAGATGGTACCACTGGTCAGAATGGACTTTCACAAGCAAAAGTTTTCAATGAAGTAACTGATTTAACTGGTTTCATAATAACTAAATTAGATGGAACTGCTAAAGGGGGGATTGTGTTCAGTATATCTGAAGAAATTAAAAAACCAATTAAATTTATAGGAGTAGGCGAAAAAATTGAAGATTTAAGAAAGTTTGATGCAAAAGAATATATACAAGCTATATTTGACTAA
- the porA_4 gene encoding Pyruvate synthase subunit porA — protein sequence MVKKMQTMDGNQAAAYASYAFTEVAGIYPITPSSPMAEYTDEWASKGMKNIFGVPVKVVEMQSEAGAAGTVHGSLQAGALTTTYTASQGLLLKIPNMYKIAGELLPGVIHVSARALSAQALSIFGDHQDIYAARQTGFAMLATNSVQEVMDLAGVAHLAAIKTRIPFMHFFDGFRTSHEIQKVEVMDYEVFKNLIDMKEVQAFRERALNPEHPVTRGTAENDDIYFQAREAQNKFYDAVPDVVAHYMAEISKVTGRDYKPFNYYGAPDAERIIIAMGSICPISEETIDYLNAKGEKVGLVSVHLFRPFSEKYFFDVLPKTVKKIAVLDRTKEPGSVGEPLYQDIQSVFYGKENAPLIVGGRYGLSSKDTTPAQVIAVFENLKLDQPKNKFTVGIVDDVTFTSLEVGAPVSVTSPDVKECLFFGLGADGTVGANKNSIKIIGDKTDLYAQGYFAYDSKNQEELLDLT from the coding sequence ATGGTTAAAAAAATGCAGACTATGGACGGTAACCAAGCTGCTGCGTACGCTTCATATGCGTTCACAGAAGTAGCTGGAATCTACCCAATCACTCCATCATCTCCAATGGCAGAATACACAGATGAATGGGCTTCAAAAGGAATGAAAAATATTTTCGGAGTACCAGTAAAAGTAGTAGAAATGCAATCAGAAGCAGGAGCTGCTGGAACTGTACACGGATCTTTACAAGCAGGAGCATTAACAACAACTTATACTGCTTCTCAAGGATTATTACTAAAAATACCTAACATGTATAAAATAGCTGGAGAACTTCTTCCAGGAGTTATCCACGTATCAGCAAGAGCATTATCAGCTCAAGCACTATCTATCTTTGGAGATCACCAAGATATATATGCTGCTAGACAAACTGGATTTGCTATGCTAGCAACTAACTCAGTTCAAGAAGTTATGGACCTTGCAGGAGTAGCTCACTTAGCAGCTATCAAAACAAGAATTCCTTTCATGCACTTCTTTGATGGATTCAGAACTTCTCACGAAATTCAAAAAGTTGAAGTTATGGATTATGAAGTTTTCAAAAACTTAATAGATATGAAAGAAGTTCAAGCTTTCAGAGAAAGAGCTCTTAACCCTGAGCATCCAGTAACTAGAGGAACTGCTGAAAATGATGATATTTATTTCCAAGCTAGAGAAGCTCAAAATAAATTCTATGATGCAGTTCCTGATGTAGTTGCTCACTACATGGCTGAAATTTCTAAAGTAACTGGAAGAGATTATAAACCTTTCAATTACTATGGAGCTCCAGATGCAGAAAGAATCATCATAGCTATGGGATCTATCTGCCCTATATCTGAAGAAACAATTGATTATTTAAATGCTAAAGGAGAAAAAGTTGGATTAGTTTCTGTTCACTTATTCAGACCATTCTCTGAAAAATATTTCTTTGATGTATTACCTAAGACAGTTAAAAAAATAGCTGTATTAGACAGAACTAAAGAGCCAGGATCAGTTGGAGAACCTTTATATCAAGATATCCAATCAGTTTTCTATGGAAAAGAAAATGCTCCATTAATAGTTGGAGGAAGATATGGACTATCTTCTAAAGATACTACTCCTGCTCAAGTTATTGCAGTATTTGAAAATTTAAAATTAGATCAACCTAAAAATAAATTTACTGTTGGTATCGTTGACGACGTTACTTTCACTTCATTAGAAGTTGGAGCACCTGTATCTGTTACTAGCCCAGATGTTAAAGAATGTCTATTCTTCGGACTTGGAGCTGACGGTACAGTTGGAGCTAACAAAAACTCTATCAAAATCATTGGAGACAAAACTGATTTATATGCTCAAGGATACTTTGCATATGACTCTAAAAATCAGGAGGAGTTACTAGATCTCACTTAA
- a CDS encoding Gemmata obscuriglobus paralogous family: MRLTSLLIILILFCGCVGNSKTIDDKLIGTWNGYLIDPMSGEKIEKLVIKFTAEGEIIYTTGEGEMQYIINSTYRVKNGIIYSKSFDEKKEEKATYEIKDNKLIMTNEGISNEFLKND; the protein is encoded by the coding sequence ATGAGATTAACAAGTTTATTGATTATACTTATTTTGTTTTGCGGCTGTGTAGGAAATTCAAAAACTATTGATGATAAACTTATTGGTACATGGAATGGATATTTAATTGATCCAATGAGTGGAGAAAAAATAGAAAAGCTTGTCATTAAATTTACAGCTGAAGGGGAGATTATTTATACTACTGGAGAAGGTGAAATGCAATATATCATAAATAGTACCTACAGAGTTAAAAATGGCATCATTTATTCAAAAAGTTTTGATGAAAAAAAAGAAGAAAAAGCAACTTATGAAATCAAAGATAATAAACTCATTATGACAAATGAAGGAATCAGCAATGAATTTTTAAAAAATGATTGA
- the thiD_2 gene encoding Hydroxymethylpyrimidine/phosphomethylpyrimidine kinase, with product MDNIVKKVAAIHDLSGYGRSSLTSIIPILSSMKLQVCPVPTAVLSTHTGGFEGFSFLDLTDYMEQHIAHWKKLGLEFDCIYSGFLGSPRQIKIVADFVDFFGHKNNLTVIDPVLGDNGRLYGTMGKEMVEEMKKLIGKADIITPNFTEVTFLLDKEYKKEISEAEIKQWLIELAAMGPKIVIATSVPDEDSHSTDRKTNVVAYDRENDVFWKVSCKYIPASYPGTGDAYTSVVIGSLLQGDNLPIAIERGVQFITQCILASYGFKYPNREGVLLERMLDVLKMPTISNSYELLKNEK from the coding sequence ATGGATAATATAGTAAAAAAAGTAGCAGCTATTCACGATCTTTCTGGTTATGGAAGATCTTCATTAACAAGTATTATACCAATACTTTCAAGCATGAAATTACAAGTATGCCCTGTTCCTACAGCAGTGCTCTCTACTCATACTGGAGGATTTGAAGGTTTCAGTTTTCTTGATCTTACAGATTATATGGAGCAACATATAGCTCACTGGAAAAAACTTGGACTTGAATTCGATTGTATATATTCTGGATTTTTAGGTTCTCCCAGACAAATAAAAATAGTAGCAGATTTTGTTGATTTCTTTGGTCATAAAAATAATCTTACTGTTATAGATCCTGTATTAGGCGATAATGGTAGATTATATGGAACAATGGGAAAAGAAATGGTAGAGGAAATGAAAAAACTTATTGGAAAGGCTGATATAATAACTCCTAACTTTACAGAAGTTACTTTTCTTTTAGATAAAGAATATAAAAAAGAAATAAGTGAAGCTGAAATAAAACAATGGCTTATAGAACTTGCAGCAATGGGTCCTAAAATAGTAATAGCCACAAGTGTACCTGATGAAGATTCACACTCTACAGACAGAAAAACAAATGTTGTAGCTTATGATAGAGAAAATGATGTTTTTTGGAAAGTAAGTTGTAAATACATTCCTGCTTCTTACCCTGGTACTGGAGATGCCTATACAAGTGTTGTTATAGGAAGTCTTCTCCAAGGAGATAACCTTCCTATCGCTATTGAAAGAGGAGTACAGTTTATTACTCAATGTATTTTGGCTAGTTATGGCTTTAAATATCCAAATAGAGAAGGCGTTCTTCTTGAAAGAATGCTTGATGTACTAAAAATGCCAACTATCTCAAATAGTTATGAGCTTTTAAAAAATGAAAAATAA
- a CDS encoding pyruvate ferredoxin oxidoreductase subunit beta gives MTSGIRKGGSFLINCIWTPEEAVKEIPAKVKRDLAKNGARLFIINATALAEEIGLGQRTNTIMQAAFFKLADIIPFEEAQQYMKDYAKKSYAKKGDDIVQMNYNAIDKGAEGLIEVPVDPAWADLDVSCDCSGHEHENCCCGTCSTEMTKTEKFVEKIAKPVNAIKGYDLPVSAFDGYEDGTFENGTSAFEKRGIAVHVPVWIAENCIQCNQCSYVCPHAVLRPFLMTAEEKAASPVELKTIKPIGKGLEGFEYRMQVSALDCTGCGSCANTCPAKEKALVMKPIATSLEAGEDRKAGYLFNNVEYRSDLMSKDTVKGSQFAQPLFEFHGACPGCGETPYLKAITQLFGDRMMIANATGCSSIYSGSAPATPYTTNKNGHGPSWASSLFEDNAEFGMGMHVAVETMRDRLQNIMEENMDKAPAEVAELFKEWIENRSSAAKTQEVSAKIIAALEGKDCEVCKEILSLKQYLIKNLNGSSEEMVGHMTSVMVDLTTF, from the coding sequence ATGACTTCAGGAATCAGAAAAGGTGGATCTTTCTTAATCAACTGTATCTGGACTCCAGAAGAAGCTGTAAAAGAAATCCCTGCTAAAGTAAAAAGAGATTTAGCTAAAAATGGAGCTAGATTATTTATAATCAATGCTACTGCTCTAGCTGAAGAAATTGGATTAGGACAAAGAACTAATACAATCATGCAGGCTGCTTTCTTTAAATTAGCTGACATCATTCCATTTGAAGAAGCTCAACAATATATGAAAGACTATGCTAAAAAATCTTATGCTAAAAAAGGTGACGATATTGTTCAAATGAACTATAACGCTATTGATAAAGGAGCAGAAGGATTAATAGAAGTTCCAGTAGATCCAGCTTGGGCTGATTTAGATGTTTCTTGTGATTGCTCAGGACATGAACATGAAAACTGTTGTTGTGGAACTTGTAGCACTGAAATGACTAAAACTGAAAAATTTGTAGAAAAAATTGCTAAACCAGTTAATGCTATAAAAGGATATGACTTACCAGTATCTGCATTTGACGGATATGAAGATGGTACTTTTGAAAACGGAACTTCTGCTTTTGAAAAGAGAGGAATTGCAGTTCACGTTCCTGTATGGATTGCTGAAAACTGTATCCAATGTAACCAATGTTCATATGTATGTCCTCACGCAGTTTTAAGACCATTCTTAATGACTGCTGAAGAAAAAGCTGCTTCTCCAGTTGAATTAAAAACTATAAAACCAATTGGAAAAGGATTAGAAGGATTTGAATATAGAATGCAAGTTTCTGCTCTAGATTGTACTGGTTGTGGATCTTGTGCTAATACATGTCCTGCAAAAGAAAAAGCTCTAGTTATGAAACCTATTGCTACTTCTCTAGAAGCTGGAGAAGATAGAAAAGCTGGATACTTATTCAATAATGTTGAATACAGAAGTGACTTAATGTCTAAAGATACTGTAAAAGGATCTCAATTTGCTCAACCATTATTTGAATTCCATGGTGCTTGTCCAGGTTGTGGAGAAACTCCATACCTTAAAGCAATCACTCAATTATTTGGAGATAGAATGATGATAGCTAATGCTACTGGATGTTCTTCAATATACAGTGGATCTGCTCCTGCAACTCCATACACAACTAACAAAAATGGACATGGACCATCATGGGCTTCTTCTCTATTTGAAGATAATGCTGAGTTTGGAATGGGAATGCATGTAGCTGTTGAAACTATGAGAGATAGACTTCAAAATATAATGGAAGAAAATATGGATAAAGCTCCTGCAGAAGTTGCTGAACTATTTAAAGAATGGATTGAAAATAGATCATCAGCTGCTAAAACTCAAGAAGTTTCAGCTAAAATAATTGCTGCTCTTGAAGGAAAAGACTGTGAAGTTTGCAAAGAAATCTTAAGTTTAAAACAATACTTAATTAAAAATCTCAATGGATCTTCGGAGGAGATGGTTGGGCATATGACATCGGTTATGGTGGACTTGACCACGTTTTAG
- the ackA gene encoding Acetate kinase has product MKVLVINCGSSSLKYQLMNPETKEVFAKGLCERIGIDGSRMEYEVPAKDFEIEIKKPMPTHKEALELVINAIIDKEHGVIASVEEVGAIGHRMVHGGETFASSVLLNEEVMKAVEENNDLAPLHNPANLMGVRTCMALMPGKPNVGVFDTAFHQTMPAKAYMYALPYDDYKELKVRKYGFHGTSHLYVSETMREIMGNPEHSKIIVCHLGNGASMSAVVDGKCVDTSMGLTPLQGLMMGTRCGDIDPAAVLFIKNKRGLTDKEMDNRLNKESGILGIYGKSSDCRDMENGVAEGDERAILAEEMFIYKIKSYIGAYAAAMGGVDAICFAGGIGENAAGVREAVISGLEFMGAKIDKEVNSVRKKGNVKLSTEDSKVLIYKIPTNEELVIARDTYKIVSGK; this is encoded by the coding sequence ATGAAAGTTTTAGTAATAAACTGTGGAAGTTCATCATTGAAATATCAATTAATGAATCCAGAAACTAAAGAAGTATTTGCAAAAGGACTTTGTGAAAGAATTGGAATAGATGGTTCTAGAATGGAATATGAAGTACCTGCTAAAGATTTTGAAATTGAAATTAAAAAACCTATGCCTACTCATAAAGAAGCATTGGAACTAGTTATTAATGCTATAATTGATAAAGAACATGGAGTTATTGCTTCTGTTGAAGAAGTTGGAGCTATTGGACACAGAATGGTTCATGGTGGAGAAACATTTGCTTCTTCTGTATTATTAAATGAAGAGGTTATGAAAGCTGTTGAAGAAAATAATGATCTTGCACCTTTACACAATCCAGCTAACTTAATGGGTGTTAGAACATGCATGGCTCTTATGCCTGGTAAACCTAATGTAGGAGTTTTTGATACTGCATTCCATCAAACAATGCCAGCTAAAGCATATATGTATGCTTTACCATATGATGATTATAAAGAGCTAAAAGTTAGAAAATATGGATTCCACGGAACATCTCATCTTTATGTTTCAGAAACAATGAGAGAAATCATGGGAAATCCTGAACATTCAAAAATTATTGTCTGCCATTTAGGAAATGGTGCATCTATGTCAGCTGTAGTAGATGGAAAATGTGTAGATACTTCAATGGGACTTACTCCTTTACAAGGTCTTATGATGGGAACTAGATGTGGAGATATTGATCCAGCTGCTGTTCTATTTATTAAAAATAAAAGAGGATTAACTGATAAAGAAATGGATAACAGATTAAATAAAGAATCTGGAATATTGGGTATCTATGGAAAATCTTCTGACTGTAGAGATATGGAAAATGGTGTAGCTGAAGGAGATGAAAGAGCTATACTTGCAGAAGAAATGTTTATCTATAAAATCAAATCTTACATAGGAGCTTATGCTGCTGCTATGGGTGGAGTAGATGCTATCTGCTTTGCTGGTGGAATTGGAGAAAATGCTGCTGGAGTAAGAGAAGCTGTAATCAGTGGACTTGAATTTATGGGAGCAAAAATTGATAAGGAAGTTAATTCTGTTAGAAAAAAAGGAAATGTAAAACTTTCTACTGAAGATTCTAAAGTTTTAATTTATAAAATACCTACAAATGAAGAGCTTGTAATAGCTAGAGATACTTATAAAATTGTTTCTGGAAAATAA
- the eutD gene encoding Ethanolamine utilization protein eutD — protein MSFLVKIREKARMVGKTVVLPEGEDERVVTAAAKIVELGVAKPVVLGIKADMERVANDLGISLKGVEIIEIANSPKLDEYATKFAELRAKKGMTFEKAKEIMSTDPNFYGAMMVKMKDADAMVSGSDSPTADVLRAGLQIIGTKPGIKTVSSMFVMELTERQETYGEVLLFGDCSVIPVPTSEQLADIAEASVITAKNVVGMEGKVALMTFSTKGSASHPDIDVVKEAGNILKERGVTFPFEAEIQADAAIVKSVAMKKCPESKVAGSANILVFPNLAAGNIGYKLVQRLAGANAYGPLIQGLASPINDLSRGCSVDDIVNLVAITAVQAAE, from the coding sequence TTGAGTTTTTTGGTTAAAATAAGAGAAAAAGCAAGAATGGTTGGTAAGACAGTCGTTTTACCAGAAGGTGAAGATGAAAGAGTAGTTACTGCTGCTGCTAAAATAGTTGAATTAGGAGTTGCTAAACCTGTTGTTTTAGGAATTAAAGCTGATATGGAAAGAGTAGCTAATGATTTAGGAATTTCTCTAAAAGGTGTGGAAATTATTGAAATTGCCAACTCTCCAAAATTAGACGAATATGCAACTAAATTCGCTGAATTAAGAGCAAAGAAAGGAATGACTTTTGAAAAAGCTAAAGAAATCATGTCAACTGATCCTAACTTCTATGGAGCTATGATGGTAAAAATGAAAGATGCTGATGCAATGGTATCTGGATCAGATTCACCTACAGCAGATGTATTAAGAGCTGGATTACAAATTATTGGAACTAAACCTGGAATAAAAACTGTTTCTTCTATGTTTGTCATGGAACTTACAGAAAGACAAGAAACTTATGGAGAAGTTTTACTATTTGGAGATTGTTCAGTTATACCAGTTCCAACTTCTGAACAATTAGCTGATATTGCTGAAGCTTCAGTTATCACTGCTAAAAATGTAGTAGGAATGGAAGGAAAAGTTGCTTTAATGACTTTCTCAACTAAAGGTTCTGCAAGCCACCCTGACATTGATGTAGTAAAAGAAGCAGGAAATATTTTGAAAGAAAGAGGAGTTACATTCCCTTTTGAAGCTGAAATTCAAGCTGATGCTGCTATTGTCAAATCAGTAGCTATGAAAAAATGTCCTGAATCTAAAGTTGCAGGAAGTGCTAATATATTAGTGTTCCCTAACCTAGCTGCAGGAAATATTGGATATAAATTAGTTCAAAGATTGGCTGGTGCTAATGCTTATGGTCCATTAATTCAAGGGCTTGCATCTCCTATCAATGACTTATCAAGAGGATGTTCAGTAGATGACATCGTAAACCTAGTAGCAATTACAGCAGTTCAAGCCGCTGAATAA
- the zupT_2 gene encoding Zinc transporter ZupT, with the protein MFEDIAATRALILSFLAGMSTLLGAFIIFLTNKKSEKLVTISLGFAGGVMISVSFTDLMPNANILLAAYAGEKIGVVLGVIFLLIGVLLAALLDKFVPHEDEPHGDGKQHENLFRVGFVSTLAIGLHNFPEGIATFMAGYENMTLGISIALAIAMHNIPEGISVAMPIYFATGSKMRAFKYTFLSGIAEPIGATLAFLILKPYINDLTLGMIFGIISGVMLYIAIEELLPSSRQYGYTKEALIATFAGIILMPLTHVI; encoded by the coding sequence ATGTTTGAAGATATAGCAGCGACGAGAGCGTTGATTTTGTCTTTTCTAGCAGGAATGTCAACACTGCTTGGAGCTTTTATAATATTTTTAACTAATAAAAAAAGTGAAAAATTAGTAACTATTTCACTAGGATTTGCTGGTGGTGTAATGATAAGTGTATCATTCACTGATCTTATGCCTAATGCTAACATTCTATTAGCTGCTTATGCTGGAGAAAAAATAGGAGTAGTGCTTGGAGTAATTTTTCTTCTTATTGGAGTATTACTGGCTGCTCTTTTAGATAAATTTGTACCTCATGAAGATGAACCTCATGGAGATGGCAAACAACATGAAAACTTATTTAGAGTAGGATTTGTTTCTACTCTTGCAATTGGACTGCATAACTTTCCTGAGGGAATAGCAACATTTATGGCTGGTTATGAAAATATGACTTTGGGAATTTCTATTGCATTAGCTATAGCTATGCACAATATTCCTGAGGGAATATCAGTAGCAATGCCTATTTATTTTGCTACTGGAAGTAAAATGAGAGCTTTTAAATATACTTTTTTATCAGGGATAGCAGAACCTATTGGTGCTACTTTGGCTTTTCTTATACTTAAACCTTACATAAATGATTTAACTCTTGGTATGATTTTTGGAATTATTTCAGGAGTGATGCTCTATATAGCTATTGAAGAACTTCTTCCGAGTTCTAGGCAATATGGTTATACTAAAGAAGCCTTGATAGCAACTTTTGCTGGTATTATATTAATGCCTTTAACTCATGTAATATAG
- a CDS encoding molybdenum cofactor biosynthesis protein A encodes METMKYIFGPVPSRRLGNSLEISPIPRKTCNYSCIYCQLGRTDKMTGDRKEFFKLEDIMEEFKIYLKDSDKFDIITIVGEGEPTLYSRLGNLIKEIKKFTDKPIAVITNGALLHDSKVREELYEADIVLPSLDGYNQEIAKKIDRPLGTIKFEDELNGLIKFSHEYKGQLWLEIMLIDGINCDKKSIALFKELLKQIKYDRVYLNTPVRPPAEDYVKTVSKEDMEYAVHELRGISIDMLSSGSFFSEIADNYESILSIIRRHPMNQFEVESFMNSRKEENIKNIFMKLENDSKINVIDYKGIKTYRLK; translated from the coding sequence ATGGAAACTATGAAATATATTTTTGGTCCTGTTCCCTCACGAAGGCTTGGAAATTCTTTAGAAATAAGTCCTATACCCCGTAAAACTTGTAATTATTCATGTATATACTGTCAATTGGGAAGAACTGATAAGATGACTGGAGATAGAAAAGAATTTTTTAAGCTTGAAGATATTATGGAAGAATTTAAAATATATTTAAAAGATTCTGACAAATTTGATATTATTACTATTGTTGGAGAAGGGGAGCCTACCCTCTATTCAAGACTTGGAAATCTCATAAAAGAAATAAAAAAATTTACTGATAAACCTATAGCAGTTATTACTAATGGTGCTCTTCTACATGACTCTAAAGTAAGAGAAGAACTTTATGAAGCTGATATAGTCCTTCCTTCCCTTGATGGCTATAATCAAGAAATAGCTAAAAAAATTGATAGACCTTTAGGGACTATAAAATTTGAAGATGAATTAAATGGTCTAATTAAATTTTCACATGAATATAAAGGACAATTATGGCTTGAAATAATGCTGATTGATGGAATTAACTGTGATAAAAAATCTATTGCTTTGTTCAAAGAATTACTAAAGCAAATAAAATATGATAGAGTATATCTCAATACTCCAGTAAGACCTCCTGCTGAAGATTATGTAAAAACTGTAAGTAAGGAAGATATGGAATATGCCGTTCATGAACTTAGAGGTATATCTATTGATATGTTAAGCTCTGGAAGTTTTTTTAGTGAAATAGCAGATAATTATGAGTCTATTCTAAGCATAATAAGAAGACATCCTATGAATCAGTTTGAAGTTGAAAGCTTTATGAATTCAAGAAAAGAAGAAAATATTAAAAATATTTTTATGAAATTAGAAAATGATTCTAAAATTAATGTAATAGATTATAAAGGAATAAAAACATACAGACTAAAATAA